The genomic segment GTGCGTTGAGAGCGCTCCGTGCGGGTTCTGCTACACGCACGGGGCAGCCTGCAACCGTACGCGACCCGCACCCCCCTGCGCACCACTCCGCCTGCGACGGGCTTGCGATTCCCCACCCCGGCCGATACCCGGCCGTGCCCAGCCGTGCAGGGCCGTGCGCGGCCGTGCCCAGCCGATCGGGGCGGGAGGAGGTGGGTGGACGGTGGACCGCCGCGTGGTCAGGCCTGGGCGGCCACCGCGCGGCGGCGGTGGCGGGCGACGCGTTCCCGGTTGCCGCAGACCTCACTGCTGCACCAGCGCCGCCGCCGCCCGCGCGACGCGTCGAGGTAGACCAGGGAGCAGCTCTCCCCCTCGCACCGCCGCAGCTGGGCCCGCGCGGCGGGGTCCGTGAGCAGCTCGACGGCGTCCCGGGCGACGGCCGCGAGCAGGGCCCCGCAGTCGGGCTGCGCGGCCAGGGTGCGGACGAGGGTGCCGTCCGGCGCGGACCGGGCGCTGGGCGCGGGCGGGGCGGCCAGGGCGGCGGCGTTGAGCCGGGAGACGTCGGCGGCGGCGGGCGTCGTCGGCAGCGGCGGCTCCTCGGGAACCTCCCGCGACGCCGACGGGAGCGCCGCCGCCGGCATCGCGGCCGCCAGCTGGGTCGCCACGACCCGCCGCAGCACGTCCCGCAGCACCAGGAAGCGGCCGAGCCATGCCGCGTCGGCGGCCACCGCCGTACCGCTCGGGACGAGTCCGGTGCCGTACAGCCATTCGGTGAGGCGGCGTGGCGAATCGAGACGGTCGACGGGCTCCTCGGAGAGCCGTCCGGTGACCGTCGCGAGCAGGTCGAGGCTCACCCGCCCGGTGTCGAATCGAAGCTCGGAGGAGGCTGTAACCGTCATGTGCCTGTCACCCTTCCAGCCGCCGCCCGTCACCCGCTGCCCCCAGAGTGCCCCGCCGGGGCCAAAGGGGCCAGGGCCGGTGGGCAGGTGGATGGACAGGCCGGTGGGCGGGGTGGCGGGCGCGGCGGTGGGGCGCGGTCTACTCCTCCCCCGCGTACTTCTCGTCCGTCAGCGGGTCCAGTGCCAGCCGGTAGCCCCGCTTCACGACGGTCTGGATGAGTTTGGGCGCCCCCAGCGCCGTCCGCAGCCGGGCCATCGCGGTCTCGACGGCGTGCTCGTCGCTGCCCGCGCCCGGCAGGGCCTTCAGCAGTTCCGCGCGCGGAACGACCCACCCCGGCCGCCGCGCCAGCGCGCGCAGCAGCGCCATGCCGGCGGGCGGTACGGTCCGCAGTTCGCCGTCGACGACGGCCGCCTGGCCGCGGATCTCGACCCGGCGCCCCGCGACGGGCAACGCCCGTACCCGTCCCGGCAGTTCGGCGGCGATCAGCTGGACGAGCGGGCCGAGCCGGAAGCGGTCCGGCTGGAACGTCGGGATGTCGTGGGCCTCCAGCGGGAGAGCGGTGACCGGGCCCACGCAGGCCGGCAGGACGTCGTGCCGCAGCGCGTCGACCAGCTTGTCGAGCCGGCCGAGCCGGGCGGCACGGTCCAGCAGCGAGGCCGCCGCCGGGGCGCTCGTGAAGCTCACCGCGTCGAGCGACCGGGCGATCGCCGCGTCGATGAGCCGGTCGACCGGGCCGATGTCCTCCGGCGGCATCCACCGGTACACCGGCACGCCGACGACCTCGGCGCCCGCCGCCCGCAGCGACTCGATGAAGCCGGGCAGCGGCTCGCCGTGCAGCTGGACGGCGATCCGCCGGCCCGCCACACCCTGCTCCAGCAGCCGGTCGAGCACCTCGGCCATCGACTCGGAGGCGGGCGACCAGGTCTCCGTCAGCCCGGCCGCCCGGATCGCGCCCTTCACCTTGGGGCCGCGGGCCAGCACCTCCACCCCGCTCAGCCGGTCCAGCAGGGCCTCGCCGAGGCCCCAGCCGTCGGCGGCGCCGACCCAGCCGCGGAACCCGATCGCGGTGGTGGCCACCACGATGTCCGGGCCGTCGTCGAGCAGTTCCTTGGTCGCCGACAGCAGTTCCGCGTCGTCGAGCAGCGGCACGATGCGCAGCGCGGGTGCCCGCAGTACCGCCGCCCCGCGCCGTTCCAGCAGCGCGGCCAGCTCATCGGCCCGCCGGGCCGCCGTCACCCCGACCGTGAAACCGGCCAGCGGCAGCACCGGGCGGCCCGCCGCGGGCTCGCCGGGTGCCGTGACCGGTGCCGTGACCGCTGCCGTCACCGGTGCCGTGGATCCGGTGGGCGCGGCCGAGGGCGCCCGCGCACCGTCCGTACGCTGTTCTGTCTTCCGCACCTGCATGGCTTGCCCCGCTCCGCTGGAGGTACACGTACCTGGTGGCCCCCGCCGCCGGTGGTTGGCTCACGTCCGGCCGATCGCCCGGTCGGACGCATCGTGCCAACGCGGGGTGACGGGCGGGGATCGCCAGGATTTCCCGGGTGTTACGCCCGGATCCCGGGCTCCCGGCGCGGCCGGGCCCGCTCACACCTCCGCGTAGCTCAGCTGCGGCGCCGGTTCCGCCGCCGGGGAGAGCGCCGGCGGCGTGGCGGGACGGCGGAGGTATACGGCCCAGGTGAGCGCGAAACACACCGCGTAGAAGGCCAGGAAGGAGACGAAGGCCGGGGTGCCGGTGTGTGCGGAGAGGAAGGACTCGCGGAACGCCAGGTTGATGCCGAGGCCGCCGAGCGCGCCGACCGCGCCGATCAGCCCCATCGAGGCCCCGGAGAGCCGGCGCCCGTACGCCGCCGCCGCCTCGCCGCTGAGGCCCTTGGCGAGCGCCTTGGCGTGGTAGATGCCGGGGATCATCTTGTACGTCGAGCCGTTGCCGAGCCCGGTGAGCACGAACAGGGCGATGAATCCCGTGGTGAAGACCGGCAGCGACTTCTGCACGGAGGCGAGCACGACGACGAGCGTCGCGCCGGCCATCCCGAGGAAGTTCCAGAGCGTGATGCGCGCTCCCCCGAACCGGTCGGCGAGGCGCCCGCCGACCGGGCGGATCAGCGAGCCGAGCAGCGGCCCGATGAAGGTGATCGACGCGGCCTGCAGCGGGGTGCGGGCGAACTGGTTCTGCAGCACGAGGCCGAAGGCGAAGCTGTAGCCGATGAACGAGCCGAAGGTGCCGATGTAGAGGAAGGACATGATCCAGGTGTGGGCGTCCCGCACCGCCTCGCGGGCCGCACCGGTGTCGTTCCTGACCGGCGCCAGGTTGTCCATCCGCAGCGCGGCCAGCGTCGCCGCGATCACGATCAGCGGGATGTACACCCCGAGCAGGATCCGCGGGTGCGACGCGCCCGCCGTACCGATCACGAGGAGCCCGACGAGCTGGACCACGGGCAC from the Streptomyces sp. RKAG293 genome contains:
- a CDS encoding ABATE domain-containing protein, with translation MTVTASSELRFDTGRVSLDLLATVTGRLSEEPVDRLDSPRRLTEWLYGTGLVPSGTAVAADAAWLGRFLVLRDVLRRVVATQLAAAMPAAALPSASREVPEEPPLPTTPAAADVSRLNAAALAAPPAPSARSAPDGTLVRTLAAQPDCGALLAAVARDAVELLTDPAARAQLRRCEGESCSLVYLDASRGRRRRWCSSEVCGNRERVARHRRRAVAAQA
- a CDS encoding uroporphyrinogen-III synthase, whose protein sequence is MQVRKTEQRTDGARAPSAAPTGSTAPVTAAVTAPVTAPGEPAAGRPVLPLAGFTVGVTAARRADELAALLERRGAAVLRAPALRIVPLLDDAELLSATKELLDDGPDIVVATTAIGFRGWVGAADGWGLGEALLDRLSGVEVLARGPKVKGAIRAAGLTETWSPASESMAEVLDRLLEQGVAGRRIAVQLHGEPLPGFIESLRAAGAEVVGVPVYRWMPPEDIGPVDRLIDAAIARSLDAVSFTSAPAAASLLDRAARLGRLDKLVDALRHDVLPACVGPVTALPLEAHDIPTFQPDRFRLGPLVQLIAAELPGRVRALPVAGRRVEIRGQAAVVDGELRTVPPAGMALLRALARRPGWVVPRAELLKALPGAGSDEHAVETAMARLRTALGAPKLIQTVVKRGYRLALDPLTDEKYAGEE
- a CDS encoding nitrate/nitrite transporter, with the translated sequence MHATATEPRATEPRKGSRWIERWDPEDTEFWENGGRRTANRNLLFSVLSEHIGFSVWTLWSVLVLFMGPRYGIDPAGKFFLVGMATAVGAFVRVPYTFAVARFGGRNWTVFSALMLLLPTIAAAVVMKPGTSYSTFMLVAVLTGVGGGNFASSMTNINSFFPLRKKGWALGLNAGGGNIGVPVVQLVGLLVIGTAGASHPRILLGVYIPLIVIAATLAALRMDNLAPVRNDTGAAREAVRDAHTWIMSFLYIGTFGSFIGYSFAFGLVLQNQFARTPLQAASITFIGPLLGSLIRPVGGRLADRFGGARITLWNFLGMAGATLVVVLASVQKSLPVFTTGFIALFVLTGLGNGSTYKMIPGIYHAKALAKGLSGEAAAAYGRRLSGASMGLIGAVGALGGLGINLAFRESFLSAHTGTPAFVSFLAFYAVCFALTWAVYLRRPATPPALSPAAEPAPQLSYAEV